From Kineosporia succinea, the proteins below share one genomic window:
- a CDS encoding IPT/TIG domain-containing protein — protein MRTPKFTAKRAIGLAAAAALAVAGTVTFASSSQAAAQSLKLSYSTGGETAGRILSVTGKGFENAAGVNQVGKVFFSATACTNTPTADLVLAADINHVSATNITLKTPALTGSVGGKALFLCVNNKADTEVLGTAKYTVYLAPVDNTTTPLSVTSGPTWGGTTLTVTGENFTPKTKVLVGGKELTKTKVVIGSGRVVDGTAGDDTITGTLPVSTAGAKDVVVQTEGGKDTEVGAFTVVGALKVSPDNLGLGVTRAITVTGSDFDSKSFVDAWAANKSVVVLARAGVTAALADTAAPANSLPCVAVQVVDDTTLTCKVTTLAADAGAYTVQVIDAGATTNSAFTGVSKDATVSVSAF, from the coding sequence ATGCGCACCCCCAAATTCACGGCTAAGCGGGCCATTGGCCTGGCCGCTGCCGCTGCCCTGGCCGTCGCGGGCACCGTGACCTTCGCCAGTTCCTCTCAGGCCGCCGCTCAGTCGCTGAAGCTGAGCTACTCGACCGGTGGAGAGACCGCCGGCCGCATTCTTTCGGTGACCGGTAAGGGTTTTGAGAACGCGGCCGGTGTGAACCAGGTCGGCAAGGTCTTCTTCTCGGCCACTGCTTGCACCAATACCCCGACTGCCGATCTCGTACTGGCCGCTGACATCAACCATGTGTCGGCCACCAACATCACTTTGAAGACGCCGGCCCTGACCGGGTCTGTCGGGGGCAAGGCCTTGTTCCTCTGTGTGAACAACAAGGCCGACACCGAGGTGCTCGGCACGGCCAAGTACACCGTTTACCTGGCTCCGGTCGACAACACCACCACGCCCCTCAGCGTGACCTCCGGTCCGACCTGGGGTGGTACGACCCTGACCGTGACGGGTGAGAACTTCACGCCGAAGACCAAGGTGCTCGTCGGTGGCAAGGAACTGACCAAGACCAAGGTCGTGATCGGTTCCGGGCGCGTTGTCGACGGTACGGCTGGTGACGACACCATCACCGGAACTCTGCCGGTGAGCACGGCGGGCGCCAAGGACGTGGTCGTGCAGACCGAGGGTGGTAAGGACACCGAGGTCGGCGCGTTCACCGTGGTCGGGGCCCTGAAGGTCAGCCCGGACAACCTCGGGCTGGGGGTGACCAGGGCCATCACCGTGACCGGTTCGGACTTCGACAGCAAGAGCTTCGTCGATGCCTGGGCCGCCAACAAGTCCGTGGTCGTGCTGGCCCGGGCCGGCGTGACGGCCGCGCTGGCCGACACCGCCGCACCCGCGAACAGCCTGCCCTGCGTGGCTGTTCAGGTCGTCGACGACACCACGCTCACCTGCAAGGTGACCACGCTCGCCGCGGATGCCGGTGCCTACACCGTGCAGGTCATCGACGCCGGGGCCACGACCAACTCGGCCTTCACCGGAGTCTCGAAGGACGCCACGGTCTCGGTCTCGGCCTTCTGA
- a CDS encoding C1 family peptidase — MSLGAAMLAPAASAAGAAFQPAATTTGTRPDFRDKGTGLKTPLELTVPNRASIPLRSASSYPASVDLKQWAVPVGDQGSVDSCVAWTIGYAMAGWYANRTAKGGQPFAPMYMYSQIYVDGSKSGGGGAYFSDGYNKLVSQGIAPKSRYSGDDTTFRITPSTADRAAAAPYAANSYQTLFQSTNALGKTNAIKAALSSEKPVALGIPVFNEFYYLGYGGHDAVMTAAEATGADLGGHAIMAVGYNATGVQIQNSWGTWWGSDGYATLSWDFIEAKAREAYTLDAFADNTPVPGDDSDDPVAPSTFSVVGSTQQPATGNAKLELSTTGNLGANATEFRGAKYTALITSTGTTGVSTTRKVSPTYVSSTRLRLALPAGTGGTDATIQIVKNGVPAGSVTTSYLGKVTSVAWKPDPRNGTRTGTVSGTGLSRTQAWKLSSVGGNGQINLPTVMSQDALASAAGGGVFLEKDSRAFVKLPADVPGNPGSWRVSFAASSGAAFSPVSPATKLDVTYVAPKITRLSVSGASTAGGTSVTLTGTNLAAVDPDEAGSVLLRPTDSSTNGGQDVNVTTTSVKPLLIEFTVPALPAGQYRVVLRTGMGETGDSGRATDKIEAVTPAPSTSDTAAVVASGGKVVLTGTGFGSSAKEFSARRITAKAGKKSVTLKWFSDTTVQAAIPSGTPGQQADVILYRQGVPAPAVSITYGAAITGISKAVLPTSGGAVRLTGVGLSGTWTLHPVAEGAGTSRDVSLTPLQIDPQGTWATFAMPAATEGIYEVRFTGASRVFTSKSVISYSDVA; from the coding sequence ATGAGCCTGGGTGCCGCGATGCTCGCGCCGGCCGCCAGCGCCGCCGGCGCCGCGTTCCAGCCGGCCGCCACCACCACCGGGACCCGGCCCGACTTCCGCGACAAGGGCACCGGGCTGAAGACGCCGCTCGAGCTCACCGTGCCGAACAGGGCCAGCATTCCGCTGCGCAGCGCGTCGAGCTACCCCGCGTCCGTGGACCTGAAGCAGTGGGCGGTTCCCGTCGGCGACCAGGGCAGCGTGGACTCGTGCGTGGCCTGGACCATCGGCTACGCCATGGCCGGCTGGTACGCGAACAGGACGGCCAAGGGCGGTCAGCCCTTCGCGCCGATGTACATGTACTCGCAGATCTACGTCGACGGCAGCAAGTCCGGCGGCGGCGGCGCGTACTTCTCCGACGGGTACAACAAGCTCGTCAGCCAGGGCATCGCCCCGAAGTCCAGGTACTCCGGCGACGACACCACCTTCCGCATCACGCCTTCCACGGCCGACAGGGCCGCCGCCGCGCCGTACGCGGCGAACTCGTACCAGACGCTCTTCCAGTCCACCAACGCCCTGGGCAAGACCAACGCGATCAAGGCGGCCCTGTCGTCCGAAAAGCCGGTGGCCCTGGGCATTCCGGTGTTCAACGAGTTCTATTACCTGGGCTACGGCGGCCATGACGCGGTCATGACCGCGGCCGAGGCCACCGGCGCGGACCTGGGTGGTCACGCGATCATGGCCGTCGGGTACAACGCCACCGGCGTGCAGATCCAGAACTCCTGGGGCACCTGGTGGGGATCCGACGGATACGCCACCCTCTCCTGGGATTTCATCGAGGCCAAGGCCCGCGAGGCCTACACTCTCGACGCCTTCGCCGACAACACGCCCGTTCCCGGTGACGACTCGGACGACCCTGTCGCCCCGAGCACGTTCAGCGTCGTCGGCTCGACGCAGCAGCCCGCCACCGGCAACGCCAAGCTCGAGCTGAGCACGACCGGCAACCTGGGTGCGAACGCCACCGAGTTCCGCGGCGCGAAGTACACGGCCCTGATCACCAGCACCGGCACCACCGGGGTCAGCACCACCCGCAAGGTCAGCCCGACCTACGTGTCCAGCACCCGCCTGCGCCTGGCCCTTCCGGCCGGGACGGGCGGAACCGACGCCACGATCCAGATCGTCAAGAACGGCGTGCCTGCCGGGTCGGTCACCACCTCGTACCTCGGGAAGGTCACCTCCGTGGCCTGGAAGCCCGACCCCCGGAACGGCACCCGCACCGGAACCGTCAGCGGCACCGGCCTTTCGAGGACGCAGGCCTGGAAGCTGAGCTCGGTCGGCGGAAACGGCCAGATCAATCTGCCGACCGTGATGTCGCAGGACGCCCTCGCCTCGGCCGCCGGCGGAGGAGTCTTCCTGGAGAAGGACTCCCGGGCCTTCGTGAAGCTGCCCGCCGACGTACCGGGCAACCCCGGCAGCTGGCGGGTCTCGTTCGCCGCGAGCAGTGGGGCGGCGTTCAGCCCGGTCAGCCCCGCGACCAAACTGGACGTCACGTACGTCGCCCCGAAGATCACCCGCCTGTCCGTCTCCGGCGCCTCCACCGCTGGTGGCACGTCCGTGACGCTCACCGGCACGAATCTCGCGGCCGTCGATCCGGACGAGGCCGGATCGGTCCTGCTCCGCCCGACGGACAGCAGCACCAACGGGGGCCAGGACGTCAACGTGACCACCACGTCCGTCAAACCGCTCCTGATCGAATTCACCGTGCCCGCCCTGCCTGCGGGCCAGTACCGGGTGGTGCTGAGGACCGGCATGGGCGAGACCGGCGACTCGGGCAGGGCCACCGACAAGATCGAGGCCGTGACGCCCGCCCCGTCGACCAGCGACACGGCGGCCGTCGTGGCCAGCGGCGGCAAGGTGGTGCTCACCGGCACCGGCTTCGGCAGCTCGGCCAAGGAGTTCTCGGCCCGGAGGATCACGGCGAAGGCCGGTAAGAAAAGCGTTACACTGAAGTGGTTTTCGGACACCACCGTGCAGGCGGCGATTCCGTCGGGCACACCCGGCCAGCAGGCTGACGTCATCCTGTACCGGCAGGGCGTTCCGGCTCCGGCGGTGAGCATCACCTACGGCGCCGCGATCACGGGTATCAGCAAGGCCGTTCTACCGACGAGCGGAGGCGCTGTACGCCTCACCGGCGTGGGTCTTTCGGGCACCTGGACGCTTCATCCGGTCGCCGAGGGCGCCGGCACCAGCCGCGACGTGAGCCTCACGCCGCTCCAGATCGACCCCCAGGGCACGTGGGCGACCTTCGCGATGCCGGCGGCGACCGAGGGCATCTACGAGGTTCGATTCACCGGCGCATCAAGGGTTTTCACGAGCAAGTCGGTGATCTCCTACTCCGACGTGGCCTGA
- a CDS encoding IPT/TIG domain-containing protein, with protein MRTPKFTAKRALGLAAAAAIAVTGTVSAAGTSQAAVQSLKLNVATVGAAANQVITMTGKDFQTAAGTAKIDLMYFTTATSCTAMSSITGAANIAVTPANVNIVSATKATFLTPSLASFTPTTAGVAILLCAQNSGGTEVVGSAKLKLYKAPVINSSLGGVGGVSSNTGAVFGGSTITITGENFSTKTTATIGGKALTSVKVVKGTGTTDSGNAGDDTLTGTVPAGTGTGKAITVTGEGGSVSSSATFSYLDALKVSPAVGSGADNNVITLTGVGFKDKSFVNLASAFADTKSLVAVVPAASSYIAGTTTNSNITTGGTAPKVCDTVQVVSDTELTCQLPDLTGVNSGGYNIRILTGGTTNVAGVTAVSRAAVYTAAAF; from the coding sequence ATGCGCACCCCCAAGTTCACCGCCAAGCGCGCCCTGGGCCTGGCGGCTGCTGCTGCCATCGCCGTCACCGGCACGGTTTCGGCTGCCGGCACCTCGCAGGCCGCGGTTCAGAGCCTGAAGCTCAACGTGGCGACGGTCGGCGCCGCCGCCAACCAGGTCATCACGATGACGGGTAAGGACTTCCAGACCGCGGCGGGCACCGCGAAGATCGACCTGATGTACTTCACGACGGCCACGAGCTGCACGGCCATGAGCTCCATCACGGGTGCTGCGAACATCGCCGTCACCCCGGCCAACGTCAACATCGTGTCCGCCACCAAGGCGACCTTCCTGACGCCGAGCCTCGCCAGCTTCACCCCGACCACGGCGGGTGTCGCGATCCTCCTGTGCGCGCAGAACTCCGGCGGCACCGAGGTCGTCGGTTCGGCGAAGCTCAAGCTCTACAAGGCTCCGGTCATCAACAGCAGCCTCGGTGGTGTCGGCGGCGTGAGCAGCAACACCGGCGCCGTCTTCGGTGGCTCGACCATCACCATCACCGGTGAGAACTTCAGCACCAAGACCACGGCCACGATCGGCGGCAAGGCGCTGACCAGCGTCAAGGTGGTCAAGGGCACCGGCACCACCGACTCCGGCAACGCCGGTGACGACACCCTGACCGGTACGGTTCCGGCCGGCACCGGCACGGGCAAGGCCATCACGGTCACGGGTGAGGGTGGCTCGGTCTCCTCGAGCGCCACCTTCAGCTACCTCGACGCTCTCAAGGTCTCCCCGGCCGTGGGCTCCGGCGCCGACAACAACGTCATCACGCTGACCGGCGTCGGCTTCAAGGACAAGTCGTTCGTGAACCTGGCGTCCGCGTTCGCCGACACCAAGTCGCTCGTCGCGGTCGTTCCGGCGGCCTCCAGCTACATCGCCGGCACCACCACGAACAGCAACATCACCACCGGTGGTACGGCGCCGAAGGTCTGCGACACGGTCCAGGTCGTCAGCGACACCGAGCTCACCTGCCAGCTGCCCGACCTCACCGGCGTCAACTCCGGTGGGTACAACATCCGCATCCTGACGGGTGGCACCACCAACGTTGCCGGCGTCACCGCGGTCTCCCGGGCGGCCGTCTACACCGCGGCCGCGTTCTGA
- a CDS encoding maleylpyruvate isomerase family mycothiol-dependent enzyme translates to MAIDFLSVLEGRMQRFAALLERDDLTAPVPSTPGWSLFDLADHLGGVHQWAAHAIVHGNPDGTPTKAPARHPADWYRESAAGLMTVLADEARPAWHFGSETPRIAGWWRRRQVHEVTVHLWDAQNALGAAEAIDPDLAEDGIDEVRHVFFPRQVRLRRIPPLSRSVQIGEHVFGGDGTGDVRPEATVTGPAEVLYLALWQRVSPHDPRLVVSGDREAVTQVLTAQVTA, encoded by the coding sequence GTGGCGATCGATTTTCTCAGTGTGCTCGAGGGCCGGATGCAGCGGTTCGCGGCGTTGCTCGAGCGCGACGACCTCACCGCACCCGTTCCCTCGACGCCGGGCTGGAGCCTGTTCGACCTGGCCGACCACCTCGGCGGCGTCCATCAGTGGGCCGCTCATGCCATCGTGCACGGCAATCCCGACGGGACCCCGACGAAGGCCCCGGCCCGGCATCCGGCCGACTGGTACCGCGAGTCGGCCGCCGGGCTGATGACGGTGCTGGCGGACGAGGCCCGGCCCGCCTGGCACTTCGGGTCCGAGACCCCCAGGATCGCCGGCTGGTGGCGCCGCCGTCAGGTGCACGAGGTCACCGTGCACCTCTGGGACGCGCAGAACGCGCTGGGTGCAGCGGAGGCCATCGATCCGGACCTGGCCGAGGACGGCATCGACGAGGTCCGGCACGTGTTCTTCCCCCGGCAGGTGCGGCTGCGGCGGATCCCGCCGCTGAGCCGGAGCGTGCAGATCGGCGAGCACGTGTTCGGCGGCGACGGCACCGGCGACGTGCGACCCGAGGCCACCGTGACCGGTCCGGCCGAGGTGCTGTACCTCGCTCTGTGGCAACGGGTCTCGCCGCACGACCCCCGGCTGGTCGTCAGTGGCGACCGGGAGGCGGTCACCCAGGTGCTCACCGCCCAGGTGACCGCGTGA
- the mmuM gene encoding homocysteine S-methyltransferase, whose protein sequence is MVLDLSGRPLVLDGGLSTELERQGHDISGALWSAQLLIDNPTAIIDAHRAFLEAGADIVTTASYQAPLELMPTSVRLAREAVSDAPALVAGSVGPYGATLANGAEYTGDYPGMNVQTLRAFHRPRLAALAEAGVDVLAVETIPSLLEVEALLAELDDLQFPAWLSLTPAGLETRRGEPVSEAFTMAASVSPVVAVGANCTEPAFIADVVARSGALPAVAYPNSGEGWDASARSWTPASSESVFPVEDWIAAGARIIGGCCRVTPAQIREIAETVAAQPL, encoded by the coding sequence GTGGTCCTCGATCTCTCGGGCAGGCCCCTCGTCCTCGACGGGGGCCTGTCCACCGAACTCGAACGTCAGGGCCACGACATCTCGGGTGCCCTGTGGTCGGCGCAGCTGCTGATCGACAACCCCACCGCGATCATCGACGCGCACCGGGCGTTTCTCGAGGCCGGCGCCGACATCGTCACCACGGCGAGCTACCAGGCACCGCTGGAGCTGATGCCGACGTCGGTGCGCCTGGCCCGCGAGGCCGTGTCCGACGCCCCCGCCCTGGTCGCGGGTTCCGTCGGCCCCTACGGGGCGACGCTCGCCAACGGCGCCGAGTACACCGGCGACTACCCGGGCATGAACGTCCAGACGCTGCGGGCCTTTCACCGCCCCCGGCTCGCCGCCCTGGCCGAGGCGGGCGTGGACGTCCTCGCGGTGGAGACCATTCCGTCGCTGCTCGAGGTCGAGGCCCTGCTCGCCGAACTCGACGACCTGCAGTTCCCGGCCTGGCTGAGCCTCACCCCCGCAGGGCTGGAAACCCGCCGGGGCGAGCCGGTTTCCGAGGCCTTCACGATGGCGGCATCGGTCTCACCGGTGGTCGCGGTGGGGGCGAACTGCACCGAGCCCGCCTTCATTGCGGACGTGGTGGCCCGGTCGGGCGCGCTGCCCGCGGTCGCGTACCCCAACAGTGGCGAGGGCTGGGACGCCTCGGCCCGGTCGTGGACCCCGGCGTCCTCCGAATCCGTCTTCCCGGTCGAGGACTGGATCGCCGCCGGCGCCCGGATCATCGGCGGCTGCTGCCGGGTGACTCCGGCCCAGATCCGCGAGATCGCGGAAACGGTTGCCGCTCAGCCTCTCTGA
- a CDS encoding DUF4235 domain-containing protein, with translation MNSVMWKVLSAVSAIAAAQAANQSLNLIWKGATGNKPPTVPEDPETTWKEAIAWAALSGAIMGVARMFATRQAAAYYVRSTGKMPKALVRD, from the coding sequence ATGAATTCGGTGATGTGGAAGGTCCTGTCGGCCGTGTCCGCGATCGCCGCGGCACAGGCGGCCAACCAGAGTCTGAACCTGATCTGGAAGGGCGCCACGGGCAACAAGCCGCCGACGGTGCCCGAAGACCCGGAGACGACCTGGAAGGAAGCCATCGCCTGGGCCGCGCTCTCGGGCGCGATCATGGGTGTGGCCCGCATGTTCGCCACCCGTCAGGCAGCCGCCTACTACGTGCGGTCGACCGGCAAGATGCCCAAGGCGCTGGTCCGGGACTGA
- a CDS encoding ECF transporter S component, producing MSSTPWSGPRLFTAVGAVVLAAVIYLVGLPEGMSVFGTTLADLTLPAALFVGTAGVAVTAATARAGRWRVVDIVTASVLGVAGGLVFAIWNAASTPLRDAMVPPASALVVGVWLFPAVLGALVVRKPGAAVYTELVAATLSALVGNEWGFATVWYGLVEGMGAEVVFALLLYRRYGLPSALFAGAGAGVVVGLMDSLIYYPEVSPGVKLAYVVIATGSGVVIAGLGSWLLTGALARTGTLAPLASGRSAERV from the coding sequence ATGAGCAGTACCCCTTGGAGTGGGCCACGGTTGTTCACGGCGGTCGGTGCCGTCGTGCTGGCCGCGGTGATCTACCTGGTCGGGCTACCGGAGGGCATGTCGGTCTTCGGTACCACCCTGGCCGACCTGACGCTGCCCGCCGCGTTGTTCGTGGGCACGGCGGGGGTCGCGGTCACCGCGGCCACGGCCCGGGCGGGGCGCTGGCGGGTGGTCGACATCGTCACGGCCAGTGTGCTGGGGGTGGCGGGTGGCCTGGTGTTCGCGATCTGGAACGCCGCGTCGACGCCGCTGCGTGACGCGATGGTGCCCCCGGCGTCCGCGCTCGTGGTGGGGGTGTGGCTGTTCCCGGCGGTGCTGGGTGCGCTGGTGGTGCGTAAGCCGGGGGCTGCGGTCTACACCGAGCTGGTCGCGGCGACGCTGTCGGCGTTGGTCGGCAACGAGTGGGGATTCGCGACGGTCTGGTACGGCCTGGTCGAGGGGATGGGGGCCGAGGTCGTCTTCGCGCTGCTGCTGTACCGCCGCTACGGCCTGCCGTCCGCGTTGTTCGCAGGGGCCGGGGCGGGAGTCGTGGTCGGCCTGATGGACAGCCTGATCTACTACCCCGAGGTCAGCCCGGGGGTGAAGCTGGCCTACGTGGTGATCGCGACCGGCTCCGGCGTGGTGATCGCGGGGCTCGGGTCGTGGCTGCTCACGGGGGCGCTGGCCCGCACCGGAACACTCGCTCCGCTCGCCTCGGGACGTAGTGCCGAACGTGTCTGA
- a CDS encoding ABC transporter ATP-binding protein, translating into MSESSPPVVEARDWGWRHSTRKAWAVRGLDLRIEPGERVLLLGASGAGKSTLLAGLAGLLDPEESGGDEEGSLLLDGVVARRARVDAVRAGQALTGLLLQDPQAQTVLARCGDDVAFGLENHAVPTSEIWPRVAKALDGVGFPYPVEHPTGRLSGGERQRLALAGVLALGPGLLLLDEPTAMLDPAGADLVRRSIATVLEMTGAGCVLVEHRVEPWLPFIDRVVVLEPGGGVFADGAPGQVFAEQASALVAAGVWVPGVRSRWRTRGTANLPGAGSGGSPLLTAEPRPAAAAASVAEPLLTAEGLAARRPGQTEPPVRDVDLTVRAGRALAVTGPNGAGKSTLALTLAGLTPPAAGSLTASGILANGAGPHPHRWRAGQLVSRIGTVFQDPQHQFVASTVAGELAVGPERAAGRRGWFGRTANPDAGGTSSARRVRGTPIEIDELLRRLRLDHLARANPYTLSGGEQRRLSVATVLATAPGVLVLDEPTFGQDARTWTELTALLLELLGEGRAVVAATHDLELVEALAGDGDTGEVLEL; encoded by the coding sequence GTGTCTGAGTCTTCTCCACCGGTGGTCGAGGCCCGGGACTGGGGGTGGCGGCACTCAACCCGGAAGGCCTGGGCCGTGCGGGGTCTCGACCTGCGGATCGAGCCCGGTGAGCGGGTGCTGCTGCTCGGGGCCAGTGGCGCCGGCAAGTCCACGTTGCTGGCCGGGCTGGCGGGGCTTCTCGACCCGGAGGAGTCCGGGGGTGACGAGGAGGGATCACTGCTTCTGGACGGGGTGGTCGCCCGGCGCGCGCGGGTGGACGCGGTGCGGGCCGGGCAGGCGCTGACCGGGCTTCTGCTGCAGGACCCGCAGGCTCAGACCGTGCTGGCCCGCTGCGGTGACGACGTGGCCTTCGGGCTGGAGAACCACGCCGTGCCGACGTCGGAGATCTGGCCGCGGGTGGCGAAAGCGCTGGACGGGGTCGGGTTTCCGTACCCGGTCGAGCACCCGACCGGGCGGCTGTCGGGTGGGGAGCGGCAGCGGCTGGCGCTCGCCGGGGTGCTCGCGCTCGGTCCGGGTCTGCTGCTGCTCGACGAGCCGACCGCGATGCTCGATCCGGCCGGGGCCGATCTGGTGCGGCGCAGCATCGCGACCGTGCTCGAGATGACCGGCGCCGGTTGCGTTCTCGTTGAACACCGGGTCGAGCCGTGGCTGCCGTTCATCGATCGGGTCGTGGTGCTCGAGCCCGGCGGCGGGGTGTTCGCCGACGGCGCCCCGGGGCAGGTCTTCGCCGAGCAGGCTTCCGCACTGGTCGCCGCCGGGGTCTGGGTTCCCGGGGTGCGTTCCCGATGGCGGACGCGCGGTACGGCGAATCTCCCGGGCGCCGGTTCCGGGGGCTCGCCACTGCTCACGGCCGAGCCCCGGCCGGCGGCCGCGGCCGCGTCGGTGGCCGAGCCCCTGCTCACGGCGGAGGGGCTCGCCGCCCGGCGGCCGGGGCAGACCGAACCGCCGGTGCGCGACGTCGACCTGACGGTGCGGGCCGGTCGGGCGCTGGCGGTCACGGGGCCCAACGGGGCCGGAAAGTCCACGCTGGCGCTGACTCTGGCCGGATTGACCCCACCGGCGGCCGGTTCGCTGACGGCCTCCGGGATACTGGCGAACGGTGCCGGGCCGCATCCGCACCGCTGGCGGGCCGGGCAGCTGGTCAGCCGGATCGGCACGGTGTTCCAGGATCCGCAGCACCAGTTCGTCGCGTCGACCGTGGCCGGGGAACTGGCGGTCGGCCCGGAACGGGCGGCGGGTCGTCGCGGGTGGTTCGGGCGTACGGCGAACCCCGATGCCGGGGGCACCTCCTCGGCCCGAAGGGTCAGGGGGACCCCCATCGAGATCGACGAACTGCTGCGACGCCTGCGGTTGGACCACCTGGCGCGCGCCAACCCCTACACGCTGAGCGGTGGTGAACAGCGGCGGCTCTCGGTCGCGACCGTGCTGGCGACCGCGCCCGGTGTGCTGGTGCTCGACGAGCCGACCTTCGGCCAGGACGCCCGCACCTGGACCGAACTCACCGCGCTGCTGCTGGAACTGCTCGGTGAGGGCCGGGCCGTGGTGGCGGCGACGCACGACCTGGAGCTGGTCGAGGCGCTCGCGGGCGACGGTGACACGGGGGAGGTGCTGGAGCTGTGA
- a CDS encoding energy-coupling factor transporter transmembrane component T family protein codes for MTALLHGLDIREASRAPLARADPAAKLAVATVISVALILTVDPVTAGVALALELAFLPWCGLSPRKLFRSSWIILLGAVPAGLLTLVFGVDGGDVLLGLGPVSVTEGSLSSAVAITLRILAIGLPGVVLLATTDPTDLADSLAQILRLPHRFVLSALAALRLVGLLAQEWQTLTMARRARGFDHGLRQLLGQVFALLVIAIRRGTVLATTMEARGFGVDAPRTWARPAHFGLFDWAVVLGGVAVAALATGAGLWLGTWNLVLA; via the coding sequence GTGACCGCCCTGCTGCACGGCCTGGACATCCGCGAGGCCTCGCGCGCTCCGCTGGCCCGGGCCGATCCGGCCGCCAAACTGGCGGTGGCCACGGTGATCTCGGTCGCGCTCATCCTCACGGTCGACCCGGTGACGGCCGGTGTGGCCCTGGCTCTCGAGCTGGCGTTCCTGCCGTGGTGCGGCCTGTCACCGCGAAAACTGTTCCGCAGTAGCTGGATCATCCTGCTCGGCGCCGTTCCGGCCGGCCTCCTGACCCTGGTGTTCGGCGTGGACGGCGGCGACGTCCTGCTCGGCCTGGGCCCGGTCTCGGTCACCGAGGGCTCGCTCAGCTCGGCGGTCGCGATCACCCTGCGCATCCTGGCGATCGGCCTGCCCGGCGTCGTGCTGCTGGCCACCACCGATCCCACCGACCTGGCCGACTCGCTGGCCCAGATCCTGCGACTGCCGCACCGTTTCGTGCTCTCCGCGTTGGCTGCCCTGCGGCTGGTCGGACTGCTGGCCCAGGAGTGGCAGACCCTGACCATGGCCCGTCGCGCCCGGGGGTTCGACCACGGACTGCGGCAGCTGCTGGGCCAGGTGTTCGCGCTGCTGGTGATCGCGATCCGCCGAGGGACGGTGCTGGCCACCACCATGGAGGCCCGCGGCTTCGGCGTGGACGCCCCCCGCACCTGGGCCCGCCCCGCCCACTTCGGCCTCTTCGACTGGGCCGTGGTGCTCGGCGGTGTGGCCGTGGCTGCCCTGGCCACCGGCGCCGGTCTGTGGCTGGGAACCTGGAACCTGGTGCTCGCCTAG